From a single Cyclobacterium marinum DSM 745 genomic region:
- the pyrR gene encoding bifunctional pyr operon transcriptional regulator/uracil phosphoribosyltransferase PyrR → MQKRLVLDQTQISLTISRFCHQLIENHDDFDNTVLLGLQPRGALVLDKIIQRMQEIQNISLKYGYLDATFHRDDFRRRDLPLRANETKIDFLIENKKVVLVDDVLYKGRSVRAAMDAMIAFGRPQKVELMVLIDRKFTRDFPIQPDYCGRQVNTLESQYVSVEWQNKGFEKDAIWITEKESNE, encoded by the coding sequence ATGCAAAAAAGACTTGTTCTTGACCAAACCCAAATATCACTTACCATCAGTAGGTTTTGTCATCAATTGATAGAAAACCATGATGATTTTGATAATACGGTTCTTTTAGGTCTTCAACCACGAGGAGCATTGGTGCTGGATAAAATCATCCAGCGCATGCAGGAAATCCAAAATATTTCTTTAAAATATGGGTATTTGGATGCCACCTTTCATCGAGATGATTTTAGAAGGAGAGACCTTCCCTTAAGGGCAAATGAAACTAAAATTGATTTTTTAATCGAAAATAAAAAAGTTGTTTTAGTGGACGATGTACTCTACAAGGGCCGGTCTGTTAGGGCAGCAATGGATGCAATGATAGCTTTTGGCAGACCTCAAAAGGTGGAATTGATGGTGCTTATTGACCGTAAATTTACCAGAGATTTCCCTATTCAGCCGGATTACTGCGGGCGACAGGTCAATACCTTGGAAAGCCAGTATGTAAGCGTTGAGTGGCAAAATAAGGGTTTTGAAAAGGATGCCATTTGGATCACTGAAAAAGAAAGTAACGAATAG
- a CDS encoding aspartate carbamoyltransferase catalytic subunit — MEQLSTRHLLGIKDLSPADIQLIFETADNFKDILNRPIKKVPSLRDITIANVFFENSTRTKLSFELAEKRLSADVVNFASASSSVKKGETLIDTVNNILAMKVDMVVMRHSSPGAPHFLSKHIGANIVNAGDGTHEHPTQALLDSFSIREKLGDVAGKKVAIIGDILHSRVALSNIFCLQKLGAEVMVCGPVTLLPKYIADLGVKVEHDVFKALQWCDVANVLRIQLERQQIKYFPSLREYSLFYGINRELLNRLDKEIVIMHPGPINRGVELNSDVADSEHAIILQQVENGVAIRMAVLYLLAGVK; from the coding sequence ATGGAGCAGCTTAGTACCAGACATTTATTGGGCATAAAAGACCTGAGCCCTGCAGATATTCAATTGATTTTTGAAACAGCGGATAATTTCAAAGACATATTGAACAGGCCAATAAAAAAAGTCCCATCTCTAAGAGATATAACCATTGCCAACGTTTTTTTTGAAAATTCTACAAGGACAAAGCTTTCCTTTGAGTTGGCGGAGAAAAGACTTTCAGCCGATGTAGTCAACTTTGCATCAGCAAGTAGTTCTGTAAAAAAAGGAGAAACGCTGATAGATACGGTCAATAATATTTTGGCCATGAAAGTAGACATGGTCGTTATGAGGCATTCCAGTCCCGGAGCGCCTCATTTTTTATCCAAGCACATTGGCGCCAATATCGTCAATGCCGGGGATGGAACCCATGAGCACCCCACCCAAGCTTTGTTAGACTCTTTTTCTATCAGAGAAAAACTCGGGGATGTAGCTGGTAAAAAAGTAGCCATTATTGGAGATATTTTGCATTCAAGGGTAGCTTTATCCAATATTTTCTGCCTTCAAAAGCTTGGGGCAGAAGTAATGGTTTGCGGACCGGTGACTTTATTGCCCAAATACATTGCAGATTTAGGTGTGAAGGTGGAACATGATGTGTTCAAGGCTTTGCAATGGTGTGATGTAGCCAATGTGCTCAGAATTCAATTGGAAAGGCAGCAAATTAAATATTTCCCTTCCCTTAGAGAATACTCCCTTTTTTATGGGATCAATAGGGAATTGTTAAACAGGCTAGATAAAGAAATTGTAATCATGCACCCTGGCCCTATCAATAGAGGCGTAGAATTGAATTCTGATGTTGCAGATTCAGAACATGCCATTATCCTACAACAAGTAGAAAATGGCGTGGCCATTAGAATGGCGGTACTGTATTTGCTTGCAGGTGTGAAATGA
- a CDS encoding cystathionine beta-synthase, which yields MIYNSIVETIGNTPLVRLNNLNKGIEGEILVKVEYFNPGNSMKDRMAVKMVEDAEKAGILKPGGTIIEGTSGNTGMGLALAAISKGYKCIFTMADKQSKEKIDILKAVGAEVIVCPTNVAPDDPRSYYAVAQKLNKDIPNSFYPNQYDNPSNWKAHYETTGPEIWRDTEGEITHFAAGVGTGGSMSGTAKFLKEQSESLISVGIDTYGSVFKKYKETGEFDDNEIYPYLTEGIGEDILPKNVNFSVIDHFIKVTDKDAAVMTRRLAKEEGLFVGWSCGSAVHGALEYAKENLKKGDRMVILLPDHGTRYLGKVYNDDWMRNHGFLEDKAYGTARDIVSSRKDGYQLVVVEKTTKIKEAIAIMNEKSVSQIPVMEGEHVIGSLTDNKLLLKIIENPELKDANVSEVMEDSMQFVALDSTLDVLSSMVEREKAVLVRDDNHRVHIVTKHDILAAITK from the coding sequence ATGATATACAATTCAATTGTTGAAACGATCGGAAATACCCCATTAGTTAGATTAAACAATTTAAATAAGGGGATAGAAGGAGAAATTCTGGTTAAAGTAGAATACTTTAATCCCGGCAATTCCATGAAAGATAGAATGGCTGTTAAAATGGTGGAAGATGCAGAAAAGGCCGGCATTTTAAAGCCGGGAGGTACCATCATTGAAGGTACCAGTGGCAATACCGGAATGGGACTGGCTCTTGCAGCCATATCAAAAGGGTATAAATGCATTTTCACGATGGCTGACAAGCAGTCCAAAGAAAAAATCGATATTTTAAAGGCTGTAGGGGCAGAGGTTATCGTCTGTCCTACCAATGTTGCCCCTGACGACCCAAGGTCATATTACGCAGTAGCTCAAAAACTAAATAAAGACATCCCCAATTCCTTTTATCCCAACCAATACGATAATCCTTCTAATTGGAAAGCGCATTATGAGACTACAGGACCTGAGATTTGGCGCGATACAGAAGGTGAAATCACTCATTTTGCCGCAGGTGTAGGTACCGGTGGATCCATGTCAGGGACGGCCAAGTTTTTAAAAGAACAATCAGAGAGCCTAATTTCTGTGGGGATTGATACTTATGGGTCAGTTTTTAAAAAATACAAGGAAACAGGAGAGTTTGATGACAATGAGATCTATCCTTACCTAACAGAAGGTATAGGAGAGGATATTTTGCCAAAAAACGTTAATTTTTCAGTGATTGACCACTTTATTAAAGTTACAGATAAGGATGCGGCAGTTATGACTCGGAGATTGGCCAAAGAAGAGGGGCTTTTTGTGGGTTGGTCTTGTGGATCGGCAGTGCATGGTGCTTTGGAATATGCCAAAGAAAATCTCAAAAAGGGGGATCGAATGGTGATCTTACTTCCAGATCATGGAACTCGTTATCTAGGTAAAGTTTACAATGATGATTGGATGCGAAACCATGGGTTTCTGGAAGACAAAGCCTACGGCACAGCCAGAGACATCGTTTCATCTAGGAAGGATGGCTATCAGCTGGTGGTGGTGGAAAAAACAACCAAGATCAAAGAAGCCATTGCTATCATGAACGAGAAAAGTGTTTCTCAAATTCCAGTGATGGAAGGGGAGCATGTGATAGGAAGCCTTACAGACAATAAGCTATTGCTTAAGATCATTGAGAATCCTGAACTTAAAGATGCCAACGTTTCCGAAGTAATGGAAGATTCCATGCAATTTGTTGCATTAGACAGCACCTTAGACGTTTTGTCCTCTATGGTAGAGAGGGAAAAAGCAGTTTTAGTAAGAGACGATAATCATCGGGTACATATCGTTACCAAACACGATATTTTGGCAGCAATCACAAAATAG
- a CDS encoding ATP-binding protein produces MRFNARIMVILGFFLGICLIVGVGAITYFSVTKLLASVESLSEPNEKLRNLNQLLADIYQLDKSRSVFVEEDTSHNLDYYNQIQNEIKKLEAIVTDSTELKKLKGISYSVNELMVVYKGLEDVKRSLYNRNFSNEALYNIERKIKRKEELSRLQNLGKIRIGIDPSALKEQNQSTDKPPKSLNKEVTSSGTLAGDGKEDMDKIKGTLRLNLNRFNPVDDDMPVNSDSIIYTVRQMVLDINNEEQYLRSRLSELEQELNEKNRELIMNIQSVVTSLQNESLLRSKAENDSAYELTYKLSILLGVLIAVGVVGSSGFIYSIIREIKKAEAYQEKLAEAKRRSDNLAKTKQDFLASMSHEIRNPLHVIQGYNEALLKTNLGEAQTEYVRMIQFASGTLLGIVNDILDFSKLEAGKIKIEKAIIDPDSFFKDIHSFFKQKAIDNGLSLEFSVLLPKNKYLLGDDLRINQIMNNLLSNAVKFTEKGEVSVRVFMDTTDNLVLEVSDTGMGMEESLQANLFKEFSQGDATISRKYGGTGLGLAIVKKLVDLQKGKIAVASKTGVGTKITVSIPATLLDKKEENIVPEVDSTVVGNLKVLLVDDDEMGLKFTNLLFNGLGAEVVAYTGGIEFMNNFVEEDFDLVLLDIQMPEIDGYQVFKALRSREKYRQVPIVAMTANVFTKDRESMINEGFNGVLLKPFNEAELVKIIVDFVKPQKEDVLLSSSERLSPSPSGETEDDFTTSDYNLVDIRKFCMGDEALFKEVVEGFYTQTGLDLIMMNKACDEEDYETIRSIAHQLSSRLGQIQFKFKDLAKEIEVDLKRNKTQDIQEKVWALTEKINTLLEDLAVKFGYELVD; encoded by the coding sequence ATGAGATTCAATGCAAGAATAATGGTAATCCTCGGTTTTTTCCTGGGGATTTGTTTAATAGTAGGAGTAGGGGCAATTACCTATTTTAGTGTGACCAAACTATTGGCCTCCGTGGAATCCCTGTCTGAGCCTAACGAAAAACTGAGAAACCTTAACCAACTATTGGCTGACATCTACCAACTGGACAAGTCAAGAAGTGTATTTGTGGAGGAGGATACCAGCCATAATCTGGATTATTACAATCAGATACAAAATGAAATAAAAAAACTTGAAGCCATAGTTACGGATTCTACAGAATTAAAAAAGCTGAAAGGGATCAGCTATAGTGTAAATGAGTTGATGGTGGTTTATAAAGGTTTGGAAGATGTAAAGAGGAGTCTTTACAACAGGAATTTCAGCAATGAGGCCTTGTACAATATAGAAAGAAAAATTAAAAGAAAAGAAGAACTAAGCCGATTACAGAACTTAGGAAAAATAAGGATTGGAATAGACCCTTCTGCCCTTAAAGAACAAAACCAAAGTACAGATAAACCGCCCAAATCGTTAAACAAAGAGGTGACTTCTTCCGGGACTTTGGCAGGAGATGGAAAAGAGGACATGGATAAGATCAAGGGGACATTGAGGCTGAATCTAAATCGCTTCAACCCTGTAGACGATGACATGCCCGTAAATTCAGATTCCATCATTTATACTGTTAGGCAAATGGTATTGGATATCAATAATGAAGAGCAATACCTTCGGTCCAGATTAAGTGAGTTGGAACAAGAACTCAATGAAAAGAATAGGGAGCTGATCATGAATATTCAAAGTGTGGTTACCTCTCTACAAAATGAATCGCTTTTAAGATCTAAAGCAGAAAATGATTCAGCGTATGAGTTAACTTATAAACTTTCAATATTACTTGGGGTATTGATAGCTGTTGGTGTGGTGGGGTCTTCAGGCTTTATTTATAGTATTATCCGAGAAATTAAAAAGGCGGAAGCTTACCAAGAAAAATTGGCTGAGGCAAAAAGAAGATCAGATAACTTAGCCAAAACCAAGCAAGATTTCTTAGCCAGTATGAGCCATGAAATACGGAACCCCCTTCATGTAATTCAAGGTTATAATGAAGCTTTGCTTAAAACAAATTTGGGTGAAGCACAGACTGAATATGTAAGAATGATACAGTTTGCTTCAGGAACGCTGTTAGGGATAGTAAACGATATTCTTGACTTTTCGAAATTGGAAGCAGGTAAAATTAAAATAGAAAAAGCGATCATTGATCCGGATTCATTTTTTAAAGATATACATTCTTTTTTCAAGCAAAAGGCTATAGATAACGGACTCTCCTTAGAGTTCTCGGTTCTTCTCCCCAAAAATAAATACCTTCTTGGAGATGATTTAAGAATCAATCAGATCATGAATAACTTGCTTTCTAATGCAGTGAAATTCACGGAAAAAGGAGAGGTTTCTGTAAGGGTTTTCATGGATACTACTGATAATTTGGTGCTAGAAGTATCAGATACAGGAATGGGAATGGAGGAAAGTCTGCAAGCAAATTTGTTTAAGGAGTTCAGCCAGGGAGATGCTACCATTTCCAGAAAGTATGGGGGCACCGGTTTGGGACTGGCCATCGTAAAAAAACTTGTAGACCTTCAAAAAGGTAAAATAGCTGTAGCAAGCAAGACCGGAGTAGGTACCAAGATTACGGTTTCAATTCCAGCCACTCTTCTTGATAAAAAAGAGGAAAATATTGTTCCTGAAGTGGACTCCACTGTGGTGGGGAATTTGAAGGTGCTTTTGGTGGATGATGACGAAATGGGGTTAAAGTTTACCAACCTGTTATTCAATGGCCTTGGGGCGGAGGTCGTTGCCTATACCGGAGGGATTGAATTTATGAATAATTTTGTGGAGGAGGATTTTGATCTGGTGTTGCTAGACATTCAAATGCCGGAAATAGACGGTTATCAGGTATTTAAAGCTTTGAGATCTAGAGAAAAATACAGACAGGTACCCATTGTGGCCATGACAGCTAATGTTTTCACAAAAGATAGAGAAAGCATGATCAATGAAGGGTTTAATGGTGTTTTGTTGAAGCCTTTTAACGAAGCTGAACTTGTTAAAATCATTGTTGATTTTGTAAAACCACAAAAAGAGGATGTACTGCTTTCATCCTCGGAAAGATTAAGCCCAAGCCCTTCTGGTGAAACTGAAGATGACTTCACTACCTCTGATTATAACCTAGTTGATATCAGGAAATTTTGTATGGGTGATGAGGCATTGTTTAAGGAGGTAGTTGAGGGTTTTTATACCCAAACAGGCTTGGATTTAATCATGATGAACAAAGCTTGTGATGAAGAGGACTATGAGACGATCCGGTCCATTGCACACCAACTTTCCAGTCGATTGGGGCAAATCCAATTTAAATTCAAAGATCTTGCTAAAGAGATTGAGGTAGATCTAAAAAGGAATAAAACCCAAGATATTCAAGAAAAGGTGTGGGCCTTGACTGAAAAAATCAATACCCTACTAGAAGATTTAGCGGTTAAATTCGGCTACGAATTGGTTGATTAA
- a CDS encoding sigma-54-dependent transcriptional regulator gives MSKILLIEDDLTYSKIISKFLEKNGYEVMNSTKVSEGLSYFEKHQVDLIITDYRLPDGTGMEILDQVLNDQPTFPVILITNYSDIRTAVKSMKMGAFEYITKPIQPDELLLTVQQALKNESKHRKPSPQAKQKEQTANKLSELDYQIGKSKEALQIEEHIGLVAPTDLSIIVLGESGTGKEYISKRVHQQSKRAKGPFVAVDCGALSKELAGSELFGHVKGAFTGAIDHKTGHFENANGGTIFLDEIGNLGYEIQIKLLRAIQERKIRKIGGNKDISVDVRIIAATNEDLQDLSRQGLFREDLFHRLNEFSLRAQPLRERREDLMFFSNLFLIKSNATLEKNVTGFSPEVVKIFKEYHWPGNLRELKNIIRRAVLLTGEGQIQPKVIPSELLDHEPFQPIDISSAKDLKSSFEDQEKSLIIKTLEEMRFNKSKTAKVLNMDRKTLYNKLEKYGLD, from the coding sequence ATGTCAAAAATTCTTTTAATTGAGGATGACCTAACCTACTCTAAAATAATTAGCAAATTTTTAGAGAAAAATGGATATGAGGTAATGAATAGCACAAAAGTGTCGGAAGGCCTGAGCTATTTTGAAAAGCATCAAGTTGATTTAATCATCACTGATTACCGCTTGCCGGATGGTACAGGCATGGAAATACTTGACCAAGTTCTCAATGATCAACCGACATTTCCGGTAATTTTAATTACAAATTATTCTGACATTAGAACGGCCGTCAAATCCATGAAAATGGGAGCTTTTGAGTACATCACTAAGCCTATTCAGCCGGACGAATTACTTCTCACTGTACAGCAGGCTTTAAAAAACGAAAGCAAGCACAGGAAACCTTCTCCACAAGCAAAACAAAAAGAACAGACTGCTAATAAACTTTCTGAACTTGATTACCAAATTGGAAAGAGCAAAGAGGCCTTGCAAATTGAAGAACACATTGGCTTGGTAGCTCCTACTGACTTGAGCATAATAGTATTGGGAGAAAGTGGTACAGGAAAAGAATATATCTCAAAGCGAGTCCACCAACAATCCAAACGAGCCAAGGGTCCTTTTGTAGCTGTGGACTGTGGAGCCTTGTCCAAGGAACTTGCCGGAAGTGAACTTTTTGGCCATGTTAAGGGAGCTTTCACCGGAGCCATAGATCACAAAACCGGGCATTTTGAAAATGCTAATGGAGGAACAATCTTTCTGGATGAAATCGGGAATTTAGGTTATGAGATTCAAATCAAGCTACTTAGAGCCATTCAAGAACGCAAGATCAGAAAGATAGGTGGCAATAAAGACATCTCTGTGGATGTTAGAATAATTGCAGCGACCAATGAAGATTTGCAAGACCTTTCCAGACAAGGACTGTTTAGGGAAGATCTTTTTCACAGGTTAAACGAATTCAGCTTAAGAGCCCAACCGCTGAGAGAAAGGCGAGAAGACTTGATGTTTTTTTCCAATCTTTTTTTGATAAAAAGCAATGCCACACTTGAAAAAAATGTAACGGGATTTAGTCCTGAAGTAGTGAAGATTTTCAAGGAGTACCACTGGCCCGGCAACCTTCGTGAACTTAAAAACATTATCAGAAGAGCCGTATTATTAACAGGAGAAGGCCAAATTCAACCCAAAGTAATCCCATCAGAACTCCTTGATCACGAACCTTTTCAACCCATAGACATAAGCTCTGCCAAGGATCTAAAAAGCTCATTTGAAGATCAGGAAAAATCACTTATCATAAAAACTTTGGAGGAAATGCGGTTTAACAAATCTAAAACGGCAAAAGTATTGAACATGGATAGGAAAACGCTGTACAATAAACTAGAAAAATACGGCTTGGATTAA
- the murI gene encoding glutamate racemase, translating into MAIVAQSPIGIFDSGIGGLTVAKEVKKMLPNEQIVYFGDTAHLPYGDKSTAAIQAYSVKIADALLKENCKMILIACNSASAAAFDLVKAYVASKALVVNVIDPVVQFLGKNHKDENVGLIGTKQTVSSGVYLQKVNSLGKGIKIKSLATPLLAPMIEEGFHLQNISKDIIASYLNRSELKGIQTLVLGCTHYPLIKHQIIEFYNGKVQIIDASETVAKSVENLLRKNKLLAEQNSGQKDKFLVSDYTVSFEETTKLFFGKQIKLQKFPLWE; encoded by the coding sequence ATGGCCATCGTTGCGCAATCGCCCATAGGGATTTTTGACAGTGGAATAGGAGGGTTGACTGTAGCCAAGGAAGTAAAAAAAATGCTTCCCAATGAGCAGATCGTGTATTTTGGTGATACAGCGCATTTGCCTTATGGAGATAAAAGTACAGCAGCAATACAAGCTTACTCTGTGAAAATTGCGGATGCATTACTTAAGGAAAACTGCAAAATGATTCTTATTGCTTGCAATTCAGCCTCTGCAGCTGCCTTTGACTTAGTAAAAGCCTATGTGGCATCTAAGGCATTGGTTGTGAATGTTATTGATCCAGTCGTTCAATTTCTTGGTAAGAATCATAAAGATGAAAATGTAGGTTTGATTGGTACCAAGCAAACAGTAAGCTCCGGCGTTTATTTACAAAAAGTAAATAGCCTTGGAAAAGGAATAAAAATAAAATCATTGGCCACCCCTTTGCTTGCTCCAATGATTGAAGAGGGCTTTCATTTACAAAATATAAGTAAAGATATTATTGCTTCTTATTTAAATCGGTCTGAATTAAAGGGAATTCAAACATTGGTTTTGGGTTGCACCCATTATCCGTTGATCAAGCATCAAATAATTGAATTTTATAATGGAAAGGTTCAAATAATAGACGCTTCAGAAACCGTGGCAAAGTCGGTAGAAAATTTACTCCGGAAGAACAAGCTTTTAGCCGAGCAGAATTCCGGGCAAAAAGACAAGTTTTTAGTCTCTGATTATACAGTTTCTTTTGAAGAAACTACCAAGCTTTTCTTTGGTAAACAGATAAAGCTTCAAAAATTTCCTTTATGGGAATAG